GCTTCATTGTTATTGTCCTCTTTCATTTGCTCAACATCCTCGTTGTTCACTTCACCATTGTTCACTTTCACAGCATCTTTGTGATCCACAACATTTTCATTATTGACAACATCTTTATTATTCACGTCATTATTCTCACGCATAGTAGCATTGTCATCTCTATCTCCACTCTCACTTTCCGATTCATTCTCCACCACCTCCTCATTAGCATCCTCCAATCCTTGGCTCCTTCTCTCCAAGCGCAGCAACCTCCTCTTCAAGTCCTCCATTTCCCTCCCCATCAAAAACAGCTTCTCCTTCAATGtcaaattttcttcttccaaTTGCAGTATATGTGCATCTCGATCATCCACCCTattctccaacacatgattGTAATCAAGCCCACCAGAATTCGGATAAATCATCTCAAACCTACTCAAATCTtgatccaatctcctttccaccTCCACATGCTCCTCCACATCACTGTCACTCGATCCTCCTccctcctcttcctcctcctcatTCACCTCCGCTTCATCTCGTAGCCTAATCAAGCCATTCATCGTCCCATACCCATCTACACCCCACTCCTCCTTAGCCATATCCCCCAAAACCTCTGTCGACGGTGATAAAACCGGTGTTGGCAACACCGCCGGCGTCACCGGACACGGCGAAACCAGCGATGCGATCCCACCCGCCTTCTTTGCTCGAATTATAAAGGACGTCGTGTTCCTAGGCGCATACGGTGCAGATCGATTGTTAAACTTCTTCTTAGGGTGGTAAAACCTCCTAGCCTTCAACCGATTCTGCGACTGCAATTCCTGCAGAGTCGGAGGCTTGTACCCGACTCCTCCCGATTTCCGATTATCGGGAACCTTGTTCTTCCCCTTCCAATTGTTACGAACCGCCATAGACTGATTCGGTACATTGAAATTAGGGTTCCTAAGAATCTGAGAAGGGTTCTGTTGCGGCCAGAGCCCGTAGCTTCGATTCATCATAGCCTGAGGCTGATTCATCATATGAAATTGATTCAACTGTTCGTTCATTTTCCGATCAAAAAACGAATAAAGAAGACGCACAAAGAAATCAAACTAAAAACCCTAGATTCCCGATTCAACAAAATCGAAACCCTAGGTCCACAATTCAACAAGCAAAAAGAAACACTAAATTCAACCAAAATTCAAAGTCTTCTATTAACCAAATTTGAAACCCTATGCTTTTGAAAATTTCAGATCCGTGTTCTCTCTGAATTTTCTGGAGATTGAATTTCTCCTAAACGGGTTTTGAAGCAGTAAAACGAGGTGGgcaagggggtatttataggggtAGAAAGAAAGGTCGGAGATTGAATGGTTGATGGACAGTTTAGATTGAAGACACGTGTCAGGCAGTTGAGTGTGATGACGCAacgaattttttattttttatttttaaacatccCCCTAAAGTTACGTTAAACTAATTTCACAcgcatataatatatttttttaaaaatgtcaccaaataaattttcccatttttttttgtcaacattaataatttatcagataaaaatttccccttttttgtcaatattaataattttcttttattagggAAAATCATTCATCCTTGCTTGATTATGCTGACAACAAATGATAcctttatatttacaaaatttggacAAGTTGGATTGAACCAACccaattatgttttaaaaggataattttattaatctcTAACTCATTAAATCTCTAACTcattaatttacctttttttagaaagatttataaatttattattaaaattttaaattactttttgcataaaatatatgaaaaaggaattttaaaaatactattgaTAGATTTGAATACAAacttagaaaaatgagataaGATCGAGAATCCAAACattgaaaattaagataaaattgaatttgaatcaaATACTTTAGACAAGTTACAATcctaatgataattaaaaatttgattaatagtgattctaaaaagcatttttaatatttcaaacacttaaaaatttattaaaaagactgaaacttattttgtatgaaaaaaataattttattatttctaaaaatacaCTTACAAGGAAGAAAGCAAATGTTTATTTAGCTTGGAAGATAAATCACATAATTTTATGaacatacttttaaaaatcatatttgataagaTTAAATTACCAAGTACGGGTTTAAAAAATTTCTGAACAATTTTCTAAAAGCGAGCTTATTAACATGtttaaattacatttttgaatataaaaaaaattaaccatcataaaaaaattacttttttttttaatataaacaacAATCaccaattttaaaaaccattattagattgatgaatattttaaaaagcaacttagatgtgagttttttttttttttttttttcaaaaagggATTATTTTTTCACCAGACTCGTCATTCTCTCTCGCtctccctatatatatatatatatatatatatatatatatatatataatgatatcTCTAAACCTTTGTGAAACACcataagaaacaaaatcaaTCCCTGAGGCATTGTACGAAGACAACATAGTGTTCCAAGAGATTAAACtaatcaaagaaataaattgcCAATCACATGGAAATATATACGTAGTACAATACAGAGTGTTTTCTACATCAAACGAAGTATCACCACCACAAAACTGCCCTAAAGTTTCAATAGAACTCAATAGAGAAGCAAGCTCTCATATACAATAACAAAAAAGACATACCCGAAAAGATGGTCATATTCCAGTGTTGGGATTGTTTCCGGCGAGGATAAGAGAGATTTCCAGGCCTCTGCTGAATGCTTGGTTGAACATGAGCCGGGTTTGGAATGTTGATACGAATGGGAACCATGAGCAGAAGGCTATGGGAATGAAGATGAGCATTCCCATTCCTGCATCGTATAAACGGGCCATTGAGCGGATGGATTTCCAGAATCCCAGCTTCTTCACTAAAGGCTTCCAAGCCACAGCAATCTGGAAATCAATCGAAGAATTTATTGTGAGAATAATGGGAATAGAAGTGTTAGGGAGTGTGTTCAATATGTGGGAATAAAAATGGGAATCGAGGTGAATCACAATATCATGtgaaacaaaagaaatcaaaattctaacaagaatgagatttttgttcccatgagaataattttttcctGTTTTAATGGTGATTCAAACAtaacaatgaattttttttggataggattcccattcccattcccattcccattctCCATTCCAATGTTCCAAACATACTCTCATAGGAGAAATAAAGATTAATACATCCTCAGGAAGCAAAGAGGTAGCAATGATTTGATTCAAGTTGAAAACAAAACTCAGGTTGAGAAGGTAAGATATAGGTGTTGAGTCACTAATGTGAAACATGGTCATCAGCAGTAAGTGAAAAGGGGAAGAGAAGAAGAACAAACATGATGAACCCAGTAAACTTACCGAAATAATCCCCCACCCAGTAGGTATAAAAGCTAAGATGCAAGCAAATATGTCTGTAATTGATAGAGGTGTCATTGCAATTGCTATGACTATGCCAGCCAAGGCCAGCAGTAATGAAATGCCTTGGATGAAGCGCAACAGCAGCTGGAAGTTCACTGAGATCTTCTGGCTGAAGGTGAACACCTGCAAAACCAAAGACACAAGGAGGGTTCATGTTACAGATGAAATGGCACATGATATAAAGATTGGGAATTTGATATTTAGGGTTTTGAATTTATGTTGCAGACCTTGAAGAGAATTATTAGCACAGCCAACACGATCCATGATAGGCCGTATACCtataaaaataaccaaaaaaggTCACAAAAGATGTCTATTTTCATATTCTGCTGCTTGATATCTGTGGGGACCCAAATTGGAATACATAAAGCATGTAACAGCAGAATTCTTTATCACTCTATCCCCACTTCAAAAAATGGgaaggaaaattatttaatacaagAGAATGACACTCAGAGGTGAGGGATCACATTTTGAATCAGAATATAGCTGGAAGGAAAGACACAGTAATCATTCAGTTTAATGAGAGCTGTTACCGTTAAAGATCTATTCTGTCCTTGTACATCTAGCTTGTAGATGATGCCATACTGGAAGATAAAGAATCTTAGGCTCAGAATGGTCTCAGCTAATCTTCCACCAAAGGTCCGAATATGTGCCTGTAGACACATTGTCAATAAcaagaagaaaagaacaaaaattatgaagaaaagtCCATATCAGCTCAATTGTCAAGGGACACTTGCAAAAGGTAAGCAATGAAACTATTAATTCAATCCATTACAAGAAGGTCATCAAggaaagtaataattaaaaactcaaCAAGAAGCCATTCTTGAAGTTTGAAACCAGTGACCCacaaaagagaaggaaaaaaagaaaaaagaaagaacttCTGCTGTCTCTCATACAACACAAATGAGAagggaaaaaaggaagaaaaaacttCTCTCATACAAACAAAAGAGAAAGGTAAAGTCTATGTAtgtatttatgttaaaaaaaaaaaaaaacacttttgttGTCTCTCATACCACAAAAAAGAGAACGGTATGTATGTATGTtaggaaaaaaagtaaaaggacTTCTATTGTCTCTCATACAACACAAAAGAGAAGGGTCAAGCTGTTTGGCTACCAGTAAAAACCCAGATAGCTTATGATGGTAGAGTTAACTATTTTTGTGGAAAAGAAGTAATTATAAATGGGATGCAGGAGTATCAATACCAAAGCCTACATACTATTAGAATTCAACACAAAATGTGGGTCCAAATATGTGCTGATAGTGTGGAAAATTTAGAATTGGGATGGTAAGACTGGTTGACCACAGCCTGAAACAAACATAGTATAGGCCAAGCCCATAATGATCCAAGATTGCACTCCAAAATGAAGTGCTGTCAAAGCTAAACTATCTAGTAAAAGTTCATGCACATCAAGATCAAACCCTTTTGGTAGTAATAGCATCGAACATAATGTACTAGCTTTTTGGAGCTCTTTCTTGAACTTTGGTTCCCTTAAATAATAGACTTAGATTTGCACTTATTCATTCCCTTTGGCTTAAAGCATAACTCATCCTTGTCTGGTGattttcaacaaaaagccaGCTTACTGAAcctaatattttttgtttcattcaaaGCAAATTTCTAGTTTTAACgtcctcattattttcttttccatttttaaagcCTATCCCATCAAACATGTGCATTCCCACTAGTTATGTTTGTCTAACAGGGTATATACCTGCCCTCACAGCTTTGAGGCTTAGGATCGAtaccttgttttctttttttgctgTATATGTTTTGGTCTTTTAGAAGGATTCTCATCCTTCATTGCTGGTTCTTTACGTTTTAACAAAGTTCTGTTTCTTAGGAAAAGCAAGAGGTTGTATAACAGGAATGAAAACTTACAAATTAACCTAAATCACAAATTGACGGCCATACATGAACATTTGTGGaatcaacaaattttttttttttttttatcagaaacaagagacatatatatattaatgaaaacatgagaaggatgaagGAGTCCTTCCCgctattacaaaaaaaaacctGATCAAAATATGATTGACCTCCTCTACTATGCAAGGAATctatacaaaaaattattataggaGCAGAAACGTTCATGTATAGAATCTATACATGAACGTTTGTGgaatcaacaaaaattattttttttatcagaaacaagagacgtatatatatatatatattaatgaaaacatgagaaggatgaggagtccTTCCCACTATTACAAAAAAAACCTGATCAAAATATGATTGACCTCCTCTACTATGCAAGGAATctatacaaaaaattattataggaGCAGATGTACCAGTTCTTCATCCCACCAAGCCTCCCAGCTTTCTCCTCCCTTAACTCCAATTCCACCTCTGTAAAAAAGCCAGTTTGTCCAATCCCGAAAGTCCTCCACAGTCCTAAAAGGGGCAAAACAAATGGTTAATAAAACATGACCAAATCCATGAgagagaaaattagaaaaatgatacTTACTTCTGCCACTCAAAACCAGATGGATTGAACAAATAGGGAGCAAAAAGCCAAGAAAGAGCCATGAACCAACTGCTAATGCTAAGAAGAATGTACGATAGTGCGCCTTCGTTATACCCATATGCAAGGTATACTATCAACAAAAGCACAACCTCTAATCTGAAGATAaccaaagtaataaatataaataatgtcCCTGGTTTAAGCAAATCTGAAGATGATAAACCAATAAATGCAAGTAACATCCGCACCACAGACAAATAGATAGGtggttagagagagagagagagagagagagagagtacccTTTAACAAAATGACTACGGGAGTAAAGCCGataattctcagaaaatttAATATGGCGGACGACAAATCCCCTACCAGTTGCTTGATACTGTCGAGAAATTAACAACAGTTGATCATTTTCCAtaccaaaaatataattgaTCAAGGAAAAAGGAAGCAGGAGAACAAACCCTTGCACCCCCATGAAGAATGGTCCGACCAAAATAATGTGTTCTTGTGCCcagagaaaaagtgaagaagacAGAACAAAGCTGAAACTGCATAGTGACAAAACTGACAACAGCCTGCACCAGCAATCAGAAGGAATCTTAAAGAGTTATTCTCAAAAGTTGCTCTATATAATATGAAGACATATGGAGtcatataaaaacaaaacaacatgCTACATGAGCAATATCCTAGGTGTGACGTCGaacatttcaaaaaaacaaagacaaccaGAAAAAAAGGGGACTGACAGCATATTCTAAAATGTAAACAACAAGCAAGCATTCTCTGTGCTCCACACATGgcacaacaacaaaaaaaccaCCATCAGTGGAGGTCCTAACTAAATCACCATGTCCAGTcatattagtttaaaaattgtgaaaagagagaaaagggagaatccctaatttttgttattaaaaacaatattaataatacacattggacttgggtatatatatacatgctagtgggacccacaatacaataaggaaaaaaaagaaaaagtaaataattgaaataactGTACAATATCTAACAGAAATGATAGTAATGATTGTGTTCAGCTCAGAACTCAAGCAAAGAGCCACACCTTCATCAGAACTCAAGAACTCCACACTATACCCATGGGAAAAGCTTGTTCCTCTCCGGCACTACAGAAGAATAGAAGATTTTGACTGTGAAATTTCCACTCTTTAAATCCAACCAAGCGATCCTGTCCTCCTCACCTTTGACCACTGTTCTATGTTGCAATCTTGAGAAAAATGCCTCAACACTTCCATGAATTGTCTTAGGAAGCATGGATGCCAAAAACCACCCTCACCTGACTGTTCCCAAATATCTTAGAGCATTCATTGAAGAAGTTATGGCATACAATGAGGCAAAGGCAATGCTAAGGGAAACTCACCACACCACACCACCCATCCTTCAAAAACTTCACCCTCCTTCCATCTCCTAACGAAAAGCTGTTATGTATTTTTCAGATGTGGCACTCTCTCTTGAATGCCTTCCACACCCCATCCCAAATCTCTCCCTTGTTTTGCAAGAACACCGCCCCTCTACCCCAAACTTCCGGTTAATAACCCTTTTATTTAAAGACTCAGTTTTTAAGCAAATCTCTAACTCCACTTGCCAAGCCGCACCTTGTTGAGGATTGAGAGATCTCTAATGCCCTTTTCTTTCCAAGCAACAAATTCAGCAAGTTATCTAGGAATTTAATTGATTCAAGTTGAAGATGCTTAAAGCATAGGAGGAAGCTTAACAAGAATGCGGTTGAAGTTATGAAAAGAGCCATTTGATGATACAACAGAAAATTAATTCCATAAGAGatgaatggagaaaagaaaaatatttttgtgtcAACATGTAGCTGGGATTTATGACTTTTGTTGAGTCATATTGTTACCAGGGTGTCAGCAAACACCACTACTAAAAAGACCAATCTTAAAACCATGCACAAATTTAGTCATCAACATTAACTGCTTGAATAAGTAGAGCTACAGTCCTAATCTAAATGCATCGATGACATgcaatcatttcttttaataagaACCAAGGAGACAATTGAGGGGGACAAAACTGGCACAAGAAACATATCTAACAGCTAAATTCATCTCAGCTGGATCTTCTAGTTTTCAGCATCCCAGAAGTAAAATAAAGGGAGACTATGAggggaagagaagaagaaggaataTAAAAAGAGAGTTATTAGGTTCTCTCTGGCTTTTGTTATTTATTCTAGTTTtagtaaaagtaaaaaaaataccCTAAAGCataaacacttaaaaaaa
The sequence above is drawn from the Vitis riparia cultivar Riparia Gloire de Montpellier isolate 1030 chromosome 6, EGFV_Vit.rip_1.0, whole genome shotgun sequence genome and encodes:
- the LOC117916228 gene encoding uncharacterized protein LOC117916228, which codes for MNEQLNQFHMMNQPQAMMNRSYGLWPQQNPSQILRNPNFNVPNQSMAVRNNWKGKNKVPDNRKSGGVGYKPPTLQELQSQNRLKARRFYHPKKKFNNRSAPYAPRNTTSFIIRAKKAGGIASLVSPCPVTPAVLPTPVLSPSTEVLGDMAKEEWGVDGYGTMNGLIRLRDEAEVNEEEEEEGGGSSDSDVEEHVEVERRLDQDLSRFEMIYPNSGGLDYNHVLENRVDDRDAHILQLEEENLTLKEKLFLMGREMEDLKRRLLRLERRSQGLEDANEEVVENESESESGDRDDNATMRENNDVNNKDVVNNENVVDHKDAVKVNNGEVNNEDVEQMKEDNNNEAADSSDLQILELASVRNEVIAEEDRVQG
- the LOC117916206 gene encoding callose synthase 9-like, producing MRNLLEEFHTDHGIRPPTILGVREHVFTGSVSSLASFMSNQETSFVTLGQRVLANPLKVRMHYGHPDVFDRVFHITRGGISKASRVINISEDIYAGFNSTLRQGNVTHHEYIQVGKGRDVGLNQIALFEGKVAGGNGEQVLSRDIYRLGQLFDFFRMMSFYFTTVGFYFCTMLTVLTVYAFLYGKAYLALSGIGEQLQIRAQILNNTALTTALNTQFLFQIGMFTAVPMVLGFILEQGFLRAVVSFVTMQFQLCSVFFTFSLGTRTHYFGRTILHGGARYQATGRGFVVRHIKFSENYRLYSRSHFVKGLEVVLLLIVYLAYGYNEGALSYILLSISSWFMALSWLFAPYLFNPSGFEWQKTVEDFRDWTNWLFYRGGIGVKGGESWEAWWDEELAHIRTFGGRLAETILSLRFFIFQYGIIYKLDVQGQNRSLTVYGLSWIVLAVLIILFKVFTFSQKISVNFQLLLRFIQGISLLLALAGIVIAIAMTPLSITDIFACILAFIPTGWGIISIAVAWKPLVKKLGFWKSIRSMARLYDAGMGMLIFIPIAFCSWFPFVSTFQTRLMFNQAFSRGLEISLILAGNNPNTGI